One segment of Pleomorphomonas sp. PLEO DNA contains the following:
- a CDS encoding helix-turn-helix domain-containing protein, which yields MDINFPRTAGSEASRSDLVAPWSEEPHAKRIEWLERAVGPIVAKAIEYADGHVVPPHRHSRAQMIYALSGVVTVAMPGERWMVPPDHALWVPAGTEHSVTAGGRVSMLSIYVKPGAVADLPTRGRVVELTGLMRSLMVEAVNLPQCYEPSSRAGLVMALILEEIPRLPVRPLGLPFPADLRMAALCLRFLDAPMPRADIDDWAEALAMSRRTFTRAFRRETGLSLSEWRQQACLFAALPRLAGGESVTSVALDLGYDSPSAFSTMFKRMTGSTPGRYLRETTSSHAEHPDRAVDVNAG from the coding sequence ATGGATATCAACTTTCCACGCACCGCCGGTAGCGAAGCGAGCCGCTCGGATCTCGTCGCCCCATGGTCGGAAGAGCCACACGCAAAACGCATTGAATGGTTGGAGCGAGCTGTCGGGCCGATTGTCGCCAAGGCCATAGAATATGCCGACGGGCATGTCGTCCCACCCCACCGCCATAGCCGCGCCCAGATGATCTACGCGCTTTCGGGCGTGGTGACGGTGGCCATGCCCGGTGAGCGATGGATGGTGCCACCCGACCACGCGCTTTGGGTGCCAGCCGGCACCGAGCATTCAGTCACTGCCGGCGGCCGTGTCAGCATGCTCTCGATCTACGTCAAGCCCGGCGCCGTCGCCGATCTGCCGACCCGTGGTCGGGTGGTGGAACTGACCGGCCTGATGCGCAGCTTGATGGTGGAGGCGGTTAACCTGCCTCAATGCTACGAGCCATCCAGCCGCGCAGGACTTGTGATGGCGCTGATCCTGGAGGAGATCCCTCGGCTGCCGGTTCGCCCGCTCGGCCTGCCGTTTCCAGCCGATCTCCGCATGGCGGCCCTGTGCCTCCGTTTCCTGGACGCTCCCATGCCTCGGGCAGACATCGACGATTGGGCCGAGGCGCTCGCCATGAGCCGCCGGACCTTCACACGGGCGTTTCGTCGAGAAACCGGACTGAGTCTATCCGAATGGCGCCAGCAAGCCTGCCTGTTTGCGGCGCTGCCACGCTTGGCTGGCGGAGAAAGCGTAACCAGTGTCGCGCTCGACCTTGGCTATGACAGTCCTTCGGCTTTTTCGACCATGTTCAAGCGCATGACCGGATCGACGCCGGGACGATACCTGCGCGAAACGACATCGAGCCACGCTGAACACCCCGACAGGGCAGTCGACGTCAACGCGGGCTGA